DNA from Desulfobacterales bacterium:
AATTAGGAAGGCATGTAAAAATGAAGACTATAATTCCCGCGAAGGATTGAATCCATAGAACGCGGGAATGTCATATTTGAATCGAGTGTTTTCCTATAATCCATCTGGAGGAACTACTGGTACATAGTTCATCTTAAAAAAACCGCGTATTGTATAATTATAATCGCCTCCAATTGTAACACATTTATATCCGTAAATCGGATTAGATACCGAGTCTTCAACTATAACTCGTTCTGCTTTGATTGCTATGGAATCGTTTAGAGGCGCATTTGGATCATAAATCTTTATATGAATTAAATCGTCTGAAATAGCAACATAGCCATAAGCGAGTACTTGGTGATTTTTCCACAACATTGCACCAGTTTTAACTTTTACAAGACCAAGAGGAACTAAATTCCCAGCATCAAGCAAAGACCTGATTTCTTCAAATTCGTCATAGGTTTTTTTCTGTGTGCCTACTGATGTCCCATCAGGCATGTCCATCCATTTTGCAAATTTACTTATAAATTCACCTTTTTTTCCGAATGAATTAATTTGTCTCCAATAAATATATTGATGCAGAGGTGTTCCTTGTTCAGGAATATCCCATTCCCCTGAAGTTGAAGGAATAGTTTTATTAGCAATATAATAATCATAAACAGAAAATGACATGCCTCCACAAAGACCATAAGTATCTGGAATTTGAGGAATATCTGGTAACCCAGGAATTAAAAATGGTAGCGGATAACCAGTAAAATAATTTGTAAAACAAAATCCGTGTAATGATGGTTTAAAAGGAATCAAAGCGATTGTGTTTGCTTCAAAATCAACATCCTTCGCGCCATCTTTATTAATATCCATATTAATACTTTCGGGATAGAAACTATAGCCGAGCTTAGAAGCAGCAATTGTATAGCTCCCTTTTGTTACATCTGAAAATGAATATTTTCCGTTACTATCTGTGACTGCGGTTTTAGTGACACCATCACTGCATCTAAGTGTTACAGCTACACCTTCAAGGCCATTTTGATTATAAGTAATTGTGCCTGATAGATTACAACCAGCAATGATTAAGCTTAGTAATAAAACTAAATGTAAAATAAATTTTTTCATATACACTCCTTTTTAATAAAAAAGATAAATAAAAATTATGTTTATAATTGTAAACAATGATACACTATTTAACATTTTTTGTCAAATTCTTTTATTGTATTATACGACTTCCGATTTTTAGAATTAAAGGTTAGTTTCAAATATTGACTTTAAAAAAGCTATTTTTAATGGACATTACAATTTATTTGTAGCGGATTATTTAATTACTTGACATTATAGACTTAAAAGTTTTAGGTAAACGTCGATTAATACAGTTCAAATAAAAATTAAAAAGTGTAAACTAAAAATTAAGGATGCCAATTAAATTAGAAATCGAAGATACAAATAAGGATAATCGGTTGAAAAATATAGTGCAAATTTTTAAAAATAACTCGATGATATTTTTTCTTTCCTGTTTTATTTTTTTTATCGCTGTACTTAATTATTTTATTCCTGGTAAGCTAATTATTATAAATTTGTATTTTTTTCCTGTTATGATTGCCGCATATTTTATCGGAAGACTTTATGCATATCTTTCAGCATTTATAAGTATTATTATCGTAGGCATTTTTGTATTTTACTATCCAAAATTTTTTGTTTCTTCATCA
Protein-coding regions in this window:
- a CDS encoding carboxypeptidase regulatory-like domain-containing protein, whose protein sequence is MKKFILHLVLLLSLIIAGCNLSGTITYNQNGLEGVAVTLRCSDGVTKTAVTDSNGKYSFSDVTKGSYTIAASKLGYSFYPESINMDINKDGAKDVDFEANTIALIPFKPSLHGFCFTNYFTGYPLPFLIPGLPDIPQIPDTYGLCGGMSFSVYDYYIANKTIPSTSGEWDIPEQGTPLHQYIYWRQINSFGKKGEFISKFAKWMDMPDGTSVGTQKKTYDEFEEIRSLLDAGNLVPLGLVKVKTGAMLWKNHQVLAYGYVAISDDLIHIKIYDPNAPLNDSIAIKAERVIVEDSVSNPIYGYKCVTIGGDYNYTIRGFFKMNYVPVVPPDGL